The Plasmodium knowlesi strain H genome assembly, chromosome: 12 sequence ACAGGTCGAGGATAACATTACTGATTATTTAGAGAGCGATAAGGTGGAAGAGAAACAGGAAGAGGCACCGGAGCAGGAAATAACTGCCACGGAAAAGAACACAGaagttgttaaaaataaagcaaagcAGAGCGAAAATTACTATACGCAGAAGGAGAGCTAAGGATGACAAGGCGACAATTAATGGTATTAGTATGCGTTGCAATTAAAATGGGTTAagtgaaaaagaatgaacacaaaaaaaaaaaaaaaaaaagaatataggGGGTAACCACTGTACAGCTCTTCTTCGCACGTACGCATTGCATACAGGTGTGTGCATATCCCTAAAGGTGCACATTTATTTACCCTATCATTTGGGCTCAACCACTGCCAgcagtatatatatatatatatttcgcTTCAACGCCCTCGCGTGGGCACAGTAAGCGGTTTAATATTTGAACACGTTATCATACTGGGATTTACTACATTTTGTGTACACCCCTGCTGAATTAATGTAGAAggcattcctttttttgtttttttttttttttttgtaaattatcAGATCATTtaaacaccttttttttgtcaaaagGGTGGTACCCATATGAATATTCGTCGCTTCGGAAGATAAGTTTGTGTGATCAGGAGTACAAATTTGTAAGGAATGCGTGGAAGACATGAACGTTGAGGAAATGTCATGTCGGCGGGTATGGTTCCTCCAACTGCTACCTTTTAAGATGATTCGAGATCGAAACAACAAACAGCACAAGAGGAATTTCACAaatacaggaaaaaaaaaaaaaaaaaaaaaaaaaaaaaaaaaaaaaggccgtTTCCTTTTGATTAATTTTAAGTATCACTTTgattaattatatatacgaattcacgaaaaaaaaaataggtacAAACGGTTTGGAAGTTGTGTTTGTGTGCATAGGTGGAGGGGTAGCATGTTTAATTATTGCATTTGCCTAATTGATGACTATAATTACCAGGGTAAAAACGCACATGTGTGGAATAGTACGCATCCGAATATGCACACGTGTTAAGGCATATAATTCCCCTGTGTGGTGCTCAGAAATCCTTCTTAAAAATCTTGGAGGGCTTGTATTTGCTATCCTGTTCAGGTGAGCACATGAAGGGCCAATAATCGTGTAGGCATTTCTCAAATACTTCATTTATGTACTGATGTGTGTTGTTGGTACAAGGCTTGTACTGGTTGAGAGATGAATACAcattattatatatgcatttattcTTAGGTGTAGCTCTAATTGAGGGTGTTTTAAAATTAGTAAAGACATCATGAtcgggggaaaaatatttgctGTTAAAATAACTGCACTGATTGCTCATATTATAGGCTCTTATTTCTGAGCAAGCAATATGGTGGCAATTGTACATGTCTATATTTGCCCTTGCAAAATCAAAGGCATGTATAAGTTCATGCGTTAGTATATATTTGAgcttataataatttttaatattatttGAACAAATCCAAATAGTGTTGTTTATAGGGTTGTAACCACCTACGTAATTTGAATTTCCATCCTTGGAAGAGGAAGTTGTTGGATTATTACTATATCTAATGGGGGACAATTCCGAACATGAGCAATTTTCTTTGCTCTTTGGtacataattatttttattattcacgAAAACATCACCCAGTTTGTACTGGGGAGTAAAGAAGCTAGCCaccttttcaaaaaatgtcCTCTTCTGCTCTTTATTATTAGGAcaatttatgtatataacatTAATTGGGCGATTTAGCGCAGATAATGCGTCCACTAAAATTTTAACTCTATAATTGTTCAACACAaagtacataaaaatttgcaaCTTTATTTTGTCGTAAGGACTTATGTCTTCATTAAAGTAGGTaacaaatttgttttccttttttctccttgcacTGTTTTCAGGGGGAGTGCTTTGCGGGGTGAATTCCTTCGACGTGAGCGATTTTGGCACGGAGTTATCAGGAAGGAAGTTGTGTGGAAGTTCGCCTTTTGTTAAATGTGTTCCATCAGGGaaaatttgttcttctctATCTTCGCTACTGCGCGAATTTTTAATATTGCTTGCCATGCCATTCTGCGAGTTAGCATCTATTTCCTTCTGTGCTGTCTGGGGAGCGTTTCCTTCAACGTTGTGATTTATTGTGGCGCTCTTGTCGCTACTCCCGAGTGCGGTTTCTCGGTCTCGGCTCATGGTTGTTGTGCTATCTGTCCCTCCATCAGGTGTGCCGTTTTTATATTGTTGAACAAATCgcccatttttttgaagcATTGATTTGAAATGATCATTTATGTTATAATTGATTACTAAGAGATCATTGTAATTTGGccatttgcacacatttttatacTTGAGTGAATATTGTACCAAGAATAACATATCACTGAgttgcttttcttttccattttcgagGAAAAATTTctctacacttttttttaaatcaaaTTGGTGAATTTCTCTAccaatttgtttaattttttcctttgctcGTTCCACCCTTTTGCGTACCTCTTCCATCTTTTGCTTTATATGTTCAGCGGAAGGGACATAAATGGGTGAAGCTTTTACTCCTTCCCCTGAACATGCTTTCGGATTGTTCCGTTGCCTATTCAATTTTTGCCTTTCATGTTCTATTCAGCACCTTTTTTGCGCCTTTCGAAAGGAGCACAAAAGGTGACATCAATCAGGGGGCAAGGGAAGTAGTACGATGACGGCAacgatgaagagaaaaaaaaaaggaaaaaaaaaaaaaaaaaaaattacacctGTATGAGGGTTAATGCCCAATGGGAGCTAACCTAGCAAATGAAGCAGTACCAACAAAGAAACcgaaacaaataaaatgaactACAAGTGGAGGACCTAACAAGGGAAATATTATTAAACGTTGCAAAAGTGTAGATAAATTATAGCCTATACGAAAtcggaaaaatatatataggggGGGGCGgcgggggaaaagaaagaagaatgcTATTCCTAAATCTGTACGCATAGGAAATTTTCACAAATTTAAGGACGTTTTTCTTACTTATGCACTTTGCGATAATACCCCTTTCTGTCTGCGTTATTAACCATCCCGATTTGCGAAATAATTAACAGTACATTTATGAAGCAAACAAATTGGGGCTTATGATATATTCCCCTTACCACTCAGTGTCAGCGCGCATGTCGTTGTCAATTTTGAGAGTGCCTTAtcatgatggaaaaaatgtatattcaCATATGTAGATTCAAAATAGCTGATTTTCTCTATGAACACTTTaatgttttaaaaagagaGGAAAGTGTTTACgtgcccttttttccttttcgaatGAAATTTCAACGTGGTCTGTGATTAATGTGTAGGGGACactttcccatttgttctttttagcTTTATCTATCTCTGTTTAGCTTCTAACATGCTACGGACACATGCGCAGTCAATGTACGCTTGAACTTGGAGTTATTGTCTTCAATTTCGATTGAACCCCAAGCGATGTTTGTTTATATCGATTCCGCGTTTCTCGTTTTTGTGTGCTGTTTCTACATATGGGAAAGATTGCCTCTTTCTGCGCAACCCATTCCTCATTCACGCCCGTTTTCGTGGTAGCGGGTAAAAAGACCCCAATTTGAGCACCTCCAAGGTGACATGCATTAAGGAGATTATTTCCTTCCGGAAGAGAGGAGGTGTGGTGAATTTCAAGAAAGGGGACCCTTACAAAGAGGGGTCACTTtacaaaatataattttgcaactttttaatttttcagtTTTATCATGTAACAGCTTATTATGTTTTCCGTGTGAAATTGCAAAAGCTCTCGTTGAAAGGGAGCTTGTTTCTGCTTTGTAGGGGGGAAGTGATGCCTCCTTGCCTTGAATTCGTAGTTTTTGTCAGAATagagagaaaacaaaataacaGACAatcatgtgtatatatatattgccaTAACGATTTGCGTTTTTTTGGACATATttaataagaataaaaaatgaagaaaaagggggaagcaAAAACAGAGTGTTAACCTTTTAAGGGGAAATTATACTGCAAAAGtttcgctcttttttttttttttgaaccaaATTAAGCATTTTTAAtcaaaaaggtggaaaagtGTGGTAAGAATCATGCATGTTGCAATATGAAcataacttcattttttaacaaataaataaaaaaaaaaaaaaaaaaaaaaaaaggcaaagtaCTGTATTTTCTACAAGGCGAAATATATGGAGTTTGAAAGGCTTACACCATAAACATTtttggacgaaaaaaaaaaaaaaaaaaaaaaaaacgcttaaAACGGAAAAGACGTTCTTCCCATATTATGTTCTAGCACATCAGTAACGAAGGTGAAATATCAAAGCAGACGTGAACACTTTCGAAGATGCGcatttgtgtgtacatatacgcatatattttttgttttttttttttttcacattttttcttcttctttcttttccccttttggcgTGTCTGCATGTTTTAAAGGTGagcaatttgtttttttcgcccACTTGTAAAGAGTGAACGCAGGAATGCCCCAACGAGATGTGAGAAATGACGAGGCTGCCCAAGATAAACAGCCGTATATTACCGCAGAGGGCGACGGGGATGACTGAGACGTGTGCTCACccatgcgcatatatatatgcatatgtggaGATATAAACGTATGCGCATATTATTCACGCAAATGCGCATAGCAGATACATAAACACTTTTTGCGCGCATACGCAGCCTTCTTAATgaaacgttaaaaaaaaaaatacatatatatatatatatatatatatatatatatatatatatatatatatatatacatataatagtggcaaaatataacaaagacaaaacacaaaatgaacacacaattttcattagaatttttcttcatcgcATACTGATCCCCGTACCGTTATCATAGCAACATTTGATAAGTCGCCaaaacattttctttaagcgtttcccatttttattacATGTCATATTATTCTCTCCGCGTGTGTGTGGAGGGGAAATCGCATCATCCTTTGTTGCAAATGAATATATTGTACATAAATGCGCAGGACTTTTTTCGAAAACCCGAAGCAcatatttttctaaattcACCAACACGAAAAGTAAAATTCGAATTGGCGTTACTCCATCCTATTATTAGCAACCGCAACAGAGTGAAGGAAAGACGTGGGCGAGTTAAACAAAGTAAGCGCGACATGGGAACTCGTTGCAGAGAGGTGACCCATGATTTGTAACTTATAGTTCACGAGGTAAACCCCGCCTCACGTCTTGATGAGGAATCGCTTTTCCAAGttcaagggggaaggaagccAGTCTACATGGGACGCTTTGAAAGGTACAAGGGAGAGGCAACAAGTTAGCATGTATATAAATTATAcacgcttaaaaaaaaaaaaaaaaaaaaaaaaaaaaaaatttgcatgaGGAAATATACCTCTGGcaacatgtatacataactAGAAACtgcattttttctactttgatttttcgtttttattgacgttccatttttcataaaatttttaatcacGGCTAATGGTACCTCTAAATGGTGTTCCAAACTGCAAAATGAGCGATCGAACAGAAGCGTTGTTACACGCGTTTTCGCCTACATGGTACGAGTGTTGCCCGTAATGATACAtcagtatgtatatatgcaatATGAACACGTTTAAATGCATGTGTATTTatttgccccctttttttttaaacccaATATAggtaatacttttttttagcgccccccttttttgacTATACTGCGGAACTGGATCAGAATTGTGGTGGCGTGAATTGTTCCCATTCGTGAACCCATACATCTGAGAACGAAGTCGCGTACACGTGAATCATTGCCGCTAGGTTTGTGGTAAATAAGGAAGCGAACAGATACCTGCATAGGTGGGggtatctatatatatatatatatatatatatatacttatatatacactaAGTTTTAAGCGTGCGGAGCAGTTCTTCATGCCGCTTGACTTCCCCGCGCTTGCACGTCCTGATTGAAGAAGTGCAGATAGATATTGGCTCCGGTTGAGGGCGCATTGAGGGAGATACGGAAAGTGGGCAATATTCTCACAGGAAGAAAGGGGCATGGGATATACCTATGTGCTAGGCGATTGCCCCATACAAAAGTTGCTTTATCATTTGTAGGGGGACATTTTAACAGGGATGCGCATGCATAGGTACACAGATCCTTCAACGTGTGTTGTGCACTGATGTGAGTGCTTAACCCGGTCGTTGTTATTGtgccccttcttttttgttcaaacgCATAACGTTGTAACAGGCCAATTTGATCTCACTTGAACAGTTGGATAAGCCCACCATGGAGTCGCCAAAAGCATCAATGCATGAGGCGTACAAGAGCTTCTGCTCACAGCACCCCCTGAAGAAGTTGTCCATGCCGAAGAGCGACCTGGTGTGGTCCTACTACGACATAAATAGCAGAAATGAAAACATAGTGATTTTTCTACATGGGATATGTGGGACAGCTGGGTGTTATTTTTACCAACTAGACGCATTGGCAAACTTAGGGTTCCGAGTTATATCCTTTCAATACCCATGTTATAATTACCTAAAGGAttggataaaaaatatgtgtaaCATATTagaatatttaaatataaagaaggcacatttttttgcctcCGATTTGGGTGGATACCTAATACAATTGTATGCAAAATTGTACCCGTCCAAAGTGGAGTCTTTAATTCTGTGCAATTCCTACAGAAGGACAGATGACTTTGCTGCAGTTGCAGCGTTCAGAAATGTCTACGGGAAATTATATAGCTTTCTCCCGCAtgtattattaaaaaaaattatattggaaaattatatttatataaattatGTGAATATagatttgaaggaaaaaaattcactagAGTTCATGAGCAACGAAGTGGATTTAATACCTTCTGCAGACTTAGGGGGAAGAATAAGTTTACAACTGTCGTCGGAAATTATTGACAGGATTCAAATCAACGATAAGAATATCACCATTCTGCAGACATTAAATAATACGTATGCAGATAGCCTAAATGAAGATATGAAAAATGCGTACCCGTATGCTAAACATGCGATATTGAAATCGGGGGGTTGTTTTCCTTATCTGAGTAGGTATGAAGAAGTcaatatgtacattttggtTCACCTCAGGAACAATTGTAACGCTGTATTTGTGAAGGAGCAAATAAGTAGTATGAGTTATATGCACCAACTGAAAAGTGAAGAAGTGGATATCGAGCAGTTTGCTTCTGGTAGAAAATTTGGCAAACGGGTTGATGGCAGTACTTACAAGACGCCTAATGAAGGGAAGTGTAAGATTAGTATCATCAACAAGTGTGGTACAAATGGTAATATGCACAAGGGTACAACTTACCACAGAGAACGTGGAGATGCTAATGGGACTACCTTTTCGTATAGGGAAAGCAGAAAAACGGAACaaggcaaaataaaacaCGGAGTACGTAACATCACGTGGGATGGACACCCAGAGGAACAGGAGgatctttttaatttgtacAAATATGATAGCTATAATAGTTGTGAAAATTTTAGTAGGAAGGATACCGTGACTAGTGAGGAGACCTTTAACGTTCACGAAAAGTTGGATGTTCAGCCCAACAGTGGTCAGCATGATCATTACAGCGTCGGTGCTTATGGGGAAGTGTACACCACAAATGACGATTTGCACGCGGGAGGGATAAACTCACAGTTTGGCGAAGAGCGGCAGGAGAGATATACCAAGCAGAATCATtatgaagaacaaaatgaacatggCGGGCATGTGAACAATTACACAAATGAGGAATTTGCAAATCATCCCGATGGGGATGTCGTGGACATAAATCACAATGACGgttattacaaaaatgattATGAAAACGTGAGCAGAAATGTGACACGTGAAGACGATGTATATGGTAGCCCTAATGgtgaatatgtgtacacGAGCAACGAGGACATCCAATCAATCGGGGGGAATGCTCCTAACTCTCAGGAAGGCTACAACAAGGAATCTTTAAATTATGCCGACAACTGTAATGAAAATGATCCGCAATATGGCCGCGAAaatgttaataaaaatgatattttCTGCCATTTTTAGTGTGTGCCCATGGGtttgttttgtttatgtAATATCCCTTGGGAGGGAACCTCCCCCCTCTCCACCTATTCTGTTTAATTTACTCGCTTTGCAGTTTTATATAAGCTTCCTGCGACAGTGGCGAAGGGTGATCtgatggcattttttttttttttttttttttttttgaattcgctttttcttccctatTTGGCGCTACCCCATTCTTGcgcattttataattttgcaCCTTTTGTGAATTTGTTTTGTTACACTGTCGTTAGGCGATGGGCGGATTGCCCTGCTTGGGTTGGCGCTGCTCAGTTTGATACTACATGATTTATCAGTGCCATTTTGTTGCGCCAATTCGTAGATGGGTAATCTTTGGAGATATTTTTGCGTGCGAAATTCTGCTACTCCTTGAAGCCCTTCCACCAAATGAGCACAAGTTTGAATTTGCATACGTACAATTGTATAAGTACGTGTgacgttttttaaaataaatataaaggaaagagggaaaggaaattgTGTAAACACTTTCTTTTCTGAATTTCCTCCccgtttccctttttttttttttttttttagtccAGATTTGTGtacaaaagtgaaaagaacttgcatgcttttttttttttttttcttttttaaaaacgtgaacatatatatgcaaatacTTCTGCATACGTGTCCGCGCGTGTGACCTTTTTAATGGCGaaaattaatattatttAAAGGCACGAATGAGTTAATTTATATATGATGTAACAGATGAATGGCAGAAATATACGAAAAAAACAGTGGTAAAGTGCTTGCGCATTTTTGTGTGCAGCAAAGGTTGGataaggaaagggaaaaatgacgAACAAGCGCAACATGCTCAGTGagtaaaaggaaggaataaccgtttttttttttttttttttttttttttgtgcgtgTGTTAAGGCAGGAATATGAGGAGAGAAGCCGAAATAAGATGGACATCACGGGATTTG is a genomic window containing:
- a CDS encoding mitochondrial inner membrane protease ATP23, putative, whose product is MEEVRKRVERAKEKIKQIGREIHQFDLKKSVEKFFLENGKEKQLSDMLFLVQYSLKYKNVCKWPNYNDLLVINYNINDHFKSMLQKNGRFVQQYKNGTPDGGTDSTTTMSRDRETALGSSDKSATINHNVEGNAPQTAQKEIDANSQNGMASNIKNSRSSEDREEQIFPDGTHLTKGELPHNFLPDNSVPKSLTSKEFTPQSTPPENSARRKKENKFVTYFNEDISPYDKIKLQIFMYFVLNNYRVKILVDALSALNRPINVIYINCPNNKEQKRTFFEKVASFFTPQYKLGDVFVNNKNNYVPKSKENCSCSELSPIRYSNNPTTSSSKDGNSNYVGGYNPINNTIWICSNNIKNYYKLKYILTHELIHAFDFARANIDMYNCHHIACSEIRAYNMSNQCSYFNSKYFSPDHDVFTNFKTPSIRATPKNKCIYNNVYSSLNQYKPCTNNTHQYINEVFEKCLHDYWPFMCSPEQDSKYKPSKIFKKDF